From the genome of Calidithermus timidus DSM 17022, one region includes:
- a CDS encoding BTAD domain-containing putative transcriptional regulator, protein MRTNDLPGLPRLKLRMNRVRWQLDKEGRIAAWSSGAAAFFRLSAEQVLGKRCAEVVAGTDGFGRPLCVRCPVQREIKHGAYQASTAVSCGGKRLICQGHVGFGVHIELKPEKRTDSSEPLASLSWAARKLAAEPGSFFQTLQVFLGSLRRALGMEAAELFLADPQEHYLVLSAYDGVHREAFLEKAWFAWGEGYPGLVALEHHPLLTHDLPSDARYLRLKVKKLGYRTYVCYPLELPLGEQRALPACPEGDRPQGLIGVLNLASRDPDADDEVLLEQLTLIGPMLAASLYTVLTRLGEAGLRAVAGALHAQPKGQGIEAFLEQSAQLSGAACVRLLLTDGQTYVHGKGNPPNCGFAERCPVWEGQILGVRGGVAACPHVGTGQPRQCLPLWSGPRVVGLQQLFFTRLPPIASQAVAPVLWLERLGAEVLWPEQCSASPVQEPWLELRTFGGLQVRREGKLLTPRAFGRRQTLTLLKLLLAHRGQTLSREELCERLWPGEEPEATQARLHVLVHDLRQALEPDPAQPRLILREGEGYRFAPQIPYFLDVERFEQLIHRGDGLEGMAAMEAYRQALLLYKGDFLSDEPYADWAELERTYLRERAVGALLRSAEIARSLGQPREALEAYRRILKLDPWREEAYRALMQQLVELGQKLEAKSLFSQYQTRMQREGLPIDPNLARLVQPA, encoded by the coding sequence GTGAGGACAAATGACCTGCCGGGGTTGCCTAGGCTAAAGCTGCGGATGAACCGGGTGCGCTGGCAACTCGACAAAGAAGGCCGCATCGCGGCCTGGAGTTCGGGGGCTGCCGCGTTTTTCCGGCTGTCTGCCGAGCAGGTGCTGGGCAAGCGCTGCGCCGAGGTGGTGGCGGGAACCGACGGGTTTGGCCGCCCGCTGTGCGTGCGCTGCCCGGTGCAGCGGGAGATCAAGCACGGGGCGTACCAGGCCAGCACCGCCGTCTCCTGTGGGGGTAAACGCCTGATCTGCCAGGGGCATGTCGGCTTTGGGGTTCACATCGAGCTGAAGCCGGAGAAGCGGACGGACTCGAGCGAACCCCTGGCCTCGCTCTCCTGGGCCGCACGCAAGCTGGCCGCCGAGCCGGGCAGCTTCTTTCAGACCTTGCAGGTCTTCCTGGGCAGCCTGCGGCGGGCGCTGGGGATGGAGGCAGCCGAGCTCTTCCTGGCCGACCCCCAGGAGCACTACCTGGTGCTCAGCGCCTACGACGGCGTGCACCGCGAGGCCTTCCTCGAGAAAGCCTGGTTCGCCTGGGGCGAGGGCTATCCGGGGTTGGTTGCCCTTGAGCACCACCCCCTGCTCACCCACGACCTCCCCTCCGACGCCCGCTACCTGCGGCTCAAGGTCAAGAAGCTGGGCTACAGAACTTATGTCTGCTATCCGCTGGAACTGCCCCTGGGTGAACAGCGAGCTTTGCCCGCCTGTCCCGAAGGGGATCGTCCCCAAGGCCTCATCGGGGTACTCAACCTGGCTAGCCGCGACCCCGACGCCGACGACGAAGTACTGCTCGAGCAACTCACCCTGATCGGGCCCATGCTCGCAGCCTCGCTCTACACCGTACTCACCCGGCTGGGCGAGGCGGGGCTGCGGGCAGTGGCGGGTGCCCTGCACGCGCAGCCCAAAGGGCAGGGGATCGAGGCCTTCCTCGAGCAGAGCGCCCAGCTTAGCGGGGCCGCGTGCGTGCGGCTGCTGCTGACCGATGGCCAGACCTACGTCCACGGCAAGGGCAACCCCCCGAACTGCGGCTTCGCCGAGCGCTGCCCGGTGTGGGAAGGGCAGATCCTGGGTGTGCGCGGCGGAGTGGCCGCCTGTCCCCACGTGGGGACGGGCCAGCCCCGGCAGTGCCTGCCGCTGTGGTCGGGGCCCAGGGTGGTCGGGTTGCAGCAGCTCTTCTTCACCCGCCTACCCCCCATCGCCAGCCAGGCGGTGGCCCCGGTGCTGTGGCTCGAGCGGCTGGGTGCCGAGGTGTTGTGGCCCGAGCAATGCTCTGCTAGCCCCGTGCAGGAGCCCTGGCTCGAGCTGCGCACCTTCGGCGGCTTGCAGGTGCGCAGGGAGGGCAAACTCCTCACGCCCAGAGCTTTTGGCCGCCGCCAGACCCTCACCCTGCTCAAGCTGCTGCTGGCCCACCGGGGCCAGACCCTGTCGCGCGAGGAGCTGTGCGAGCGGCTGTGGCCTGGCGAGGAGCCCGAGGCCACCCAGGCCCGCCTGCACGTGCTGGTCCACGACCTCAGGCAGGCCTTGGAGCCCGATCCCGCTCAGCCCCGGCTCATCCTGCGCGAGGGCGAGGGCTACCGCTTCGCCCCGCAAATCCCCTACTTCCTCGACGTCGAGCGCTTCGAGCAGCTCATCCACCGGGGCGATGGCCTGGAGGGCATGGCGGCCATGGAGGCCTACCGCCAGGCCCTGCTCTTGTACAAGGGCGACTTCCTCAGCGACGAGCCCTATGCCGACTGGGCCGAACTCGAGCGCACCTACCTGCGCGAGCGCGCGGTGGGCGCCCTGCTGCGCAGCGCCGAGATCGCCCGCTCGCTGGGCCAGCCCCGCGAAGCCCTGGAGGCCTACCGCCGCATCCTCAAGCTCGACCCCTGGCGCGAGGAGGCCTACCGCGCCCTGATGCAGCAGCTCGTGGAGCTGGGGCAAAAGCTCGAGGCCAAGAGCCTCTTCAGCCAGTACCAGACCCGCATGCAACGCGAGGGCCTGCCCATCGACCCCAACCTTGCCAGACTGGTGCAACCGGCATGA
- a CDS encoding cytochrome c, translating into MNRTLLAVAVGSLLGLAWAQDGKTLYQNNCAGCHGAQAQGIPGAFPPLAANPRMADEAYVLKVIRQGLSGPLEVAGQTYNGVMPPMAQVSEADAKAIVAYLKGLAGGSAQAEPAAPAPAPTPQPAASPAPKAGQAAVGRALFTGQKAFAKGGAPCMACHNAGDLGPMGGGSLGKDLTDLYLRLGEVGIKGTLSNIAFPVMREAYKGKPLTEAEIDALVAFFAQASKEGHYSSAVYGGRMWYAAVPIALALFGVMALIWLGRRPSLAERLRRRRA; encoded by the coding sequence ATGAATAGAACCTTGCTCGCTGTGGCAGTGGGTTCGCTGCTGGGTTTGGCCTGGGCCCAAGACGGCAAAACCCTCTACCAGAACAACTGCGCGGGCTGTCACGGGGCCCAGGCCCAGGGCATCCCTGGGGCCTTCCCGCCCCTGGCCGCCAACCCACGGATGGCCGATGAAGCCTATGTGCTGAAGGTGATCCGCCAAGGGTTGAGCGGGCCGCTCGAGGTCGCCGGGCAGACCTACAACGGCGTTATGCCCCCCATGGCCCAGGTCTCGGAGGCCGACGCCAAGGCCATCGTCGCCTATTTGAAAGGCCTGGCCGGGGGAAGTGCCCAAGCTGAGCCTGCGGCCCCAGCGCCCGCTCCCACACCCCAACCTGCCGCGTCCCCGGCGCCCAAGGCGGGGCAGGCCGCCGTGGGCCGGGCCCTCTTCACCGGGCAAAAGGCCTTTGCCAAGGGCGGGGCGCCCTGCATGGCCTGCCACAACGCGGGCGACCTCGGCCCCATGGGCGGGGGCAGCCTGGGCAAGGACCTCACCGACCTCTACCTGCGGTTGGGTGAGGTGGGCATCAAGGGGACGCTTTCCAACATCGCCTTCCCGGTGATGCGTGAAGCCTACAAGGGCAAGCCCCTCACCGAAGCCGAGATCGACGCCCTGGTCGCTTTCTTCGCCCAGGCCAGCAAGGAAGGCCACTACTCCAGCGCCGTCTATGGCGGGCGCATGTGGTATGCCGCCGTTCCCATCGCATTAGCCCTGTTTGGGGTAATGGCCCTGATCTGGCTGGGCCGCAGGCCCAGCCTGGCCGAACGCCTTCGCAGGAGGAGAGCATGA
- a CDS encoding MBL fold metallo-hydrolase gives MGIAKAVTIVNVGYRSTNYWVVSAGSSRLLVDIGWPGTLGTMKANLRKMGIPLHEIRYAFATHYHIDHAGLAEELKREGVPLLVLEVQVAAIPVMKTWTKPGDGYVDITEEGNVVISSEQSRQLLGQMGIAGEILHTPGHTDHCVSLFLEDGSVFTGDLPSEAYASDNPVAVASWKFLREKGATRVYPGHGPVRPLE, from the coding sequence ATGGGCATAGCAAAAGCCGTAACCATTGTGAACGTTGGTTACCGCTCGACCAATTACTGGGTTGTAAGCGCGGGCTCTTCTCGCTTGCTTGTCGACATCGGCTGGCCAGGGACTCTCGGGACCATGAAGGCCAACCTCAGGAAGATGGGGATACCCCTTCACGAGATTCGCTACGCATTTGCCACCCATTACCACATTGACCACGCGGGGCTTGCAGAGGAATTGAAGAGGGAGGGCGTTCCCCTTCTCGTACTCGAGGTTCAAGTGGCTGCCATCCCTGTGATGAAAACTTGGACGAAGCCCGGGGACGGCTACGTTGATATTACAGAAGAAGGTAACGTCGTCATCTCGTCCGAGCAGAGCCGCCAACTCCTTGGCCAGATGGGGATTGCTGGGGAAATTCTGCATACGCCCGGTCACACCGATCATTGTGTCTCGCTCTTCCTCGAGGATGGTTCGGTTTTCACCGGGGATCTCCCATCGGAAGCCTATGCTTCCGATAACCCTGTCGCTGTGGCAAGTTGGAAATTCCTTCGAGAAAAGGGGGCCACCCGAGTGTATCCCGGACACGGCCCTGTAAGGCCACTCGAGTAA